One stretch of Podospora pseudoanserina strain CBS 124.78 chromosome 4, whole genome shotgun sequence DNA includes these proteins:
- the GCN1 gene encoding translational activator of GCN4 (EggNog:ENOG503NU88; COG:J): MSEAATASANASSSDFDLKHAKTALTLSSTTARIAQLRAIDEKIAHKSLDKPSTLGLLKVIFWTHAFYTDKHSRHAVQRCLVSICKTGEADVLAPLVAAVKQEIQKPGIAPGNAFVLLEWCNLLIDNLAGTTLWEKFGNDIIQATADGLDRCLQATARDSVGRSALVITRRGFRKIVSTDIKAVEAAIKLLTTKGTQSTAKNAALLGVIAGVCSRKPEAKPIVESAKSLYITFYTREIVGSRTPVAKHIANGLSDFFSAFVTVEDLDKDVFPALEKGLLRAPEVVLNDLITPLVRSLPGFDLSKALSGRFTKPLLSNLKSSNAAIRTGAVSAFQALATSSKDLTEVEKSADEVLTPLKGGKLASAEHRVLHSEILVALPTSPSIATKIATGLPTVVGKEANEAALSAETLALNASAISLLTGSEVPKALVDVYAKGLADKKFPVRRIWVLRTGEVLRSIPQDTEAGLPAGFITFAEAVVPPLLATFNEVVANSATASQNGIVTGALVVCGLAPLFHRLQSAKLQEAIKKAAIEKNSLAFEPKPSYLLVPRIYGKFTGDDLEWLTRALSSTASTLASSNAAARLAWAQAYIYVICSTVTTPAVRRHAMDSLTELCVKTAGSEELSIAAEIINGLWQWIEALETGDKETAAVLSKSETTNLHLVLKAICLSPERAGPEVDKTKLETQMCSLLVLAKPNLIPRASWIELCLRVQLDPGELARKYDQRLIDEIVQRTGFEQKSEAVKAAAYNAAAELVFVAPETMTSRIVDLIQQDLDVAAVEAVGPLEAAIFRTPEGTAFVDVLAKKQNTVPNKNTKDYDTLKWEQELREQLAQKKGTQKKLTADETAKVNAQLKKEAEVRNSVRQTAAKLIRGFGIVKSLATGPPTDASRWIGAAVKATLDVIDAGACLITAETGPLALVSCAEQVTNRLGPIRPFIGAATLRAHEVSALPDTYTQEPFFDLVTRVLYRLRFAGEQRPFDTVSLIYILPLVLLVLEKGGFGAAAEDRDAQVVLAIDILTFHTDASSDEAVPRDQIVATLIASMQKYNQHYKIIKDCFADMVRCVAPNITPEEIAILSRGAIVSQTSVRSAVLQSISADVDMSDLEVSEEIWLACHDDVEENVDTAREIWEESEFKVTEELAHKMLPYLESKDAQLRRAAARSLAEAASQHPNVINPILEKLRASYSELAKPRVQLLDEFGMPKKMDLTDPWEARHGIALAFKDIAPHLQKNQLEPFFAYLIEQGPLGDRNGNVRAEMLEAANIAIEIHGKGILDNLMKTFEKTLEAPDKHSEAADRVNEAVIIMYGALARHLKHGDKKIPVVIERLLSTLSTPSETVQYAIAECLPPLVRISGDKSSKYFDQMLEVLMTSQKYPEQRGAAYGLAGLVQGRGIAVLKEYRILVTLHSCLENKKDVRQRESALLAYELLSTILGRVFEPYVIQIVPQLLAGFGDANADVREAALAAAKACFAKLSSYGVKQILPTLLRGLDDDQWRSKKGACDLLGAMAYLDPQQLAQSLPEIIPPLTAVLNDSHKEVRSAANKSLKRFGEVITNPEIHSLVDVLLKALSDATKYTDTALDALIKVQFVHYLDAPSLALVSRILERGLADRSNTKRKAAQVIGSLAHLTERKDLVSHLPVLVAGLKLAIVDPVPTTRATASRALGSLVEKLGEDALPDLIPGLMQTLKSDTGAGDRLGSAQALSEVLAGLGTSRLEETLPTILQNVESAKASVREGFMSLFIFLPVCFGNSFANYLGKIIPPILSGLADDVESIRETALRAGRLLVKNFAVRAVDLLLPELERGLADDSYRIRLSSVELVGDLLFNLAGIKANAEEDEEEDQDATKEAGASLREVLGDEKRNKILSALYVCRCDTAGAVRSAAISVWKALVHSPRTLKELVPTLTQLIIRRLGSSNMEHKVIASNALGELIRKAGDGVLATLLPTLEEGLQTSSDVDAKQGICLALKELISSASPEALEDHEKTLISVVRTALTDSDDEVREAAAEAFDSLQQILGKRAIDQVLPYLLNLLRSDEDADNALAALLTLLTETTRSNIILPNLIPTLIAPPISAFNAKALASLSKVAGPAMNRRLPNIINSLMDNIINCTEDDLREDLDNSFDTVLLSIDEYDGLNVVMNVLLQLTKHEDHRKRSATARHLAKFFAEADVDYSRYNQDIIRALLISFDDRDKEVVRSAWSALSEFTKRLKKEEMEALVPSTRQTLLHVGVAGANLPGFELPKGINAILPIFLQGLMNGTTEQRVSAALAISDVVDRTSEAALKPFVTQITGPLIRVVSERSTEVKSAILLTLNNLLEKMPAALKPFLPQLQRTFAKSLADTSSEQLRSRAAKALGTLIKFTPRVDPLIAELVTGSKTSDTGVKTAMLKALYEVVSRAGGNMGEGSRQAILGMIDGGDELDERDSGMVTTHAKLFGALVRNVSVEVAGGLLRNRVLKGGEGGLMGVLALNAVLLEAAGVVGECGLGDELPEVLCAGMVGKDPSIADNYIAATGKYLLSADLPKSFESTKPIFTTLSTIIPPGNASDTRRLALVLVRTLARTHPDMVRPHLSILAPPVFASVRDTVIPVKLAAEAAFVQLFAVADEESKVFDKWISGMDLQANAKRSMQDYFKRVALRLGAQVREREGGGGGQGGLGLSNDEVEDEKELMAVGKVDHQSVKMVNLRTQKRLASSVLGCGQRKIWLDPNEVSEISNANSRQTIRKLVSDGLIIKKPVTMHSRSRARELNLARRIGRHRGFGKRKGTADARMPEQVLWMRRQRVLRRLLVKYRASGKIDKHLYHELYHSAKGNTFKHKRALVEHIHRAKAEKARERQIKEEMDAKRARTKAARERKLERQAAKRNALLGEGEEESK; the protein is encoded by the exons ATGTCTGAAGCTGCCACTGCCTCTGCCAACGCCTCGTCGAGCGACTTTGACCTCAAGCACGCAAAGACGGCCCTGACCCTCTCGTCCACAACCGCCAGAATCGCCCAATTGCGCGCCATTGACGAGAAGATTGCCCATAAAT CTCTCGACAAGCCCTCTACTCTAGGCCTCCTCAAGGTCATATTCTGGACCCATGCGTTTTACACCGATAAGCACTCTCGACACGCCGTACAGAGATGTCTTGTCTCGATCTGCAAAACAGGGGAAGCCGATGTCCTCGCCCCGCTAGTGGCCGCCGTGAAGCAGGAGATCCAGAAACCCGGAATTGCGCCAGGAAATGCGTTTGTGCTGCTGGAATGGTGCAACCTATTGATTGATAACCTCGCCGGGACAACGCTCTGGGAGAAGTTTGGGAACGACATTATTCAAGCAACAGCCGATGGCCTCGACAGATGTCTTCAGGCGACCGCGAGGGACAGCGTGGGGAGGTCGGCGCTGGTCATCACTCGGAGGGGGTTCAGGAAAATTGTTTCAACCGATATCAAGGCCGTCGAGGCTGCCATCAAGCTTCTCACAACCAAAGGAACACAATCAACCGCCAAAAATGCTGCCTTGCTGGGCGTGATTGCCGGTGTGTGCTCACGAAAACCCGAGGCTAAACCCATTGTCGAAAGCGCAAAGAGCCTATACATTACCTTTTACACACGCGAAATTGTTGGATCAAGAACGCCAGTCGCCAAACACATCGCCAATGGTCTGAGTGACTTTTTCTCAGCCTTCGTGACGGTTGAGGATCTCGACAAGGACGTTTTTCCAGCTCTGGAAAAGGGTCTGCTGAGAGCCCCTGAAGTGGTGCTGAACGATCTCATCACGCCCCTGGTTCGGTCTCTCCCTGGTTTTGACCTGTCCAAGGCACTCAGTGGGCGATTCACGAAACCACTACTCTCCAACCTCAAGTCTTCTAATGCTGCGATTCGCACTGGGGCTGTGTCGGCATTCCAAGCGCTCGCCACGAGCTCCAAGGATCTGACCGAGGTGGAAAAGTCTGCTGATGAAGTGCTCACTCCTCTAAAGGGGGGAAAGCTCGCCTCTGCCGAGCACAGGGTTCTTCACTCGGAAATCCTTGTTGCTTTGCCTACCTCCCCATCTATCGCAACCAAGATTGCCACTGGGCTCCCTACCGTTGTGGGCAAGGAGGCCAACGAAGCCGCCCTGAGCGCCGAAACCCTTGCTCTCAACGCCAGTGCTATTTCTCTGCTTACCGGGTCTGAAGTTCCAAAAGCGCTGGTTGACGTTTACGCCAAGGGGCTGGCAGACAAGAAGTTCCCCGTCCGTCGGATTTGGGTTCTTCGAACCGGCGAGGTGCTGCGGAGCATTCCCCAAGATACCGAAGCAGGGCTTCCCGCGGGTTTCATCACGTTCGCTGAAGCTGTGGTGCCACCACTTTTGGCTACCTTCAACGAGGTTGTCGCCAACTCTGCCACCGCTTCGCAAAACGGCATTGTAACTGGCGCGCTTGTCGTCTGTGGCCTCGCACCGCTGTTCCACAGGTTGCAGAGCGCCAAGCTGCAGGAGGCCATTAAGAAGGCGGCTATCGAGAAGAACAGTTTGGCGTTCGAGCCAAAGCCATCCTACTTGCTCGTCCCAAGAATCTACGGCAAGTTCACTGGAGATGATCTCGAGTGGCTTACCCGCGCGCTCTCCAGCACAGCCTCTACCCTGGCTTCTAGCAACGCTGCCGCGAGACTAGCCTGGGCGCAAGCATACATCTACGTGATTTGCTCCACCGTCACTACTCCTGCGGTAAGACGCCATGCCATGGATAGTCTGACCGAGCTCTGTGTAAAGACAGCTGGTTCGGAAGAGTTGTCTATCGCGGCGGAGATTATCAACGGCTTGTGGCAGTGGATCGAAGCTCTCGAGACGGGCGACAAGGAAACAGCCGCTGTGCTTTCCAAGTCGGAAACGACCAACCTTCACCTGGTACTCAAGGCCATTTGCCTGAGCCCAGAACGGGCTGGACCTGAGGTCGACAAGACCAAACTGGAGACGCAAATGTGCTCTCTGCTCGTCTTGGCCAAGCCCAATCTTATCCCACGTGCGAGCTGGATTGAGCTTTGCCTGAGAGTCCAGCTTGATCCCGGTGAGCTCGCCAGAAAATACGACCAACGGCTCATCGACGAGATTGTTCAGAGGACTGGCTTCGAGCAAAAGTCAGAGGCCGTCAAGGCCGCAGCGTACAATGCGGCTGCCGAGCTCGTCTTTGTTGCCCCTGAAACCATGACTTCACGCATCGTTGACCTCATTCAACAAGATCTGGATGTCGCCGCGGTTGAGGCCGTCGGTCCTCTCGAAGCTGCCATCTTCCGCACCCCTGAAGGGACTGCATTTGTCGACGTTTTggccaagaaacaaaacacgGTTCCCAACAAGAACACCAAGGATTATGACACATTGAAGTGGGAGCAGGAGCTCAGAGAACAGCTCGCTCAAAAGAAGGGTACTCAAAAGAAGCTCACTGCCGACGAGACCGCCAAGGTGAACGCCCAGCTCAAGAAAGAGGCGGAGGTCCGGAACTCTGTCCGCCAGACTGCTGCCAAGTTGATTCGGGGCTTCGGCATTGTCAAGAGTCTGGCCACAGGCCCACCAACAGATGCCAGCCGCTGGATCGGAGCGGCCGTCAAGGCAACCCTGGATGTTATCGATGCCGGCGCTTGCTTGATCACTGCAGAGACGGGCCCATTAGCTTTGGTCTCTTGTGCCGAGCAAGTCACGAACCGACTTGGGCCCATCCGCCCCTTTATCGGGGCTGCTACCCTCCGCGCCCATGAGGTCTCAGCACTGCCGGACACCTATACCCAAGAGCCTTTCTTTGATCTTGTTACCAGGGTGCTGTACCGCTTGCGTTTTGCTGGTGAGCAGCGCCCCTTTGACACGGTCTCGCTCATTTATATCTTGCCGCTCGTGCTGCTTGTcctggagaaggggggttttggcgccgccgccgaagacCGCGATGCCCAGGTTGTTCTCGCCATCGATATTCTCACTTTCCACACAGATGCCTCGTCGGATGAAGCGGTTCCCCGTGATCAAATCGTTGCCACGCTGATTGCGTCGATGCAAAAGTACAACCAGCACTACAAGATCATCAAGGATTGCTTTGCCGACATGGTGCGCTGTGTTGCCCCCAACATCACTCCTGAAGAAATTGCAATCCTGTCTCGCGGTGCCATTGTTTCTCAAACAAGCGTGCGGTCTGCGGTGCTGCAGTCCATCAGCGCCGATGTGGACATGAGCGATCTTGAGGTCTCGGAAGAGATCTGGCTCGCCTGCCACGACGACGTGGAAGAGAACGTTGATACTGCTCGCGAGAtttgggaggagagtgagTTCAAGGTTACCGAAGAGCTCGCTCACAAGATGCTGCCCTACTTGGAAAGCAAGGATGCGCAGCTTCGCCGCGCTGCTGCCAGATCGCTTGCCGAGGCTGCCAGCCAACACCCCAATGTCATCAACCCTATTCTTGAGAAGCTCAGGGCATCTTACAGCGAGCTAGCGAAGCCTCGCGTGCAGCTGCTGGATGAGTTTGGCATGCCCAAGAAGATGGACCTGACGGATCCTTGGGAGGCTAGACATGGTATTGCCCTCGCATTCAAGGATATTGCACCACATTTGCAAAAGAACCAGCTCGAGCCATTCTTTGCCTATCTCATCGAGCAAGGGCCGCTCGGTGATCGAAACGGCAATGTACGTGCGGAAATGCTCGAGGCTGCCAACATTGCCATCGAAATTCACGGCAAGGGCATTCTTGACAATCTCATGAAGACGTTTGAAAAGACGCTTGAGGCGCCTGACAAGCACTCTGAGGCGGCAGACCGTGTCAACGAGGCTGTTATCATCATGTATGGTGCTCTTGCCCGCCATCTCAAGCACGGCGACAAGAAGATCCCGGTTGTCATTGAGCGCCTGCTTTCGACGCTCAGCACCCCGTCCGAAACTGTGCAGTATGCCATTGCCGAGTGCCTCCCTCCCCTGGTTCGTATTTCGGGTGACAAGTCGTCCAAGTACTTCGACCAGATGCTCGAGGTTTTGATGACGTCTCAGAAGTACCCTGAGCAGCGCGGTGCTGCCTACGGTCTGGCTGGTCTTGTCCAGGGCAGGGGCATTGCTGTGCTGAAGGAGTATCGCATCCTGGTTACCCTTCACAGCTGCctcgagaacaagaaggatGTCCGTCAGCGCGAGTCTGCCCTACTGGCTTATGAGTTGCTGTCAACCATTCTGGGCCGCGTCTTTGAGCCCTATGTCATCCAGATCGTGCCCCAGCTTCTCGCCGGTTTCGGTGATGCCAACGCGGATGTGCGTGAGGCTGCTctggctgctgccaaggccTGCTTTGCCAAGCTGAGCTCGTATGGTGTTAAGCAGATTTTGCCCACACTCCTCAGAGGTCTTGACGACGATCAGTGGCGTAGCAAAAAGGGAGCTTGCGATCTGTTGGGTGCCATGGCGTACCTGGACCCTCAGCAGCTGGCTCAGAGTCTTCCTGAGATTATCCCACCACTGACGGCTGTCCTGAATGACAGTCACAAGGAGGTGCGGTCTGCGGCCAACAAGAGTTTGAAGAGATTTGGCGaggtcatcaccaaccccgagaTTCACAGCTTAGTCGATGTTCTCCTCAAGGCCCTCAGCGATGCCACCAAGTATACCGACACTGCTCTCGATGCGCTCATCAAGGTGCAGTTCGTGCATTACCTCGACGCGCCTTCGCTGGCTCTTGTCAGCCGTATCTTGGAGCGTGGTTTGGCCGATCGTTCCAACACCAAGCGCAAGGCGGCCCAGGTTATTGGCAGCTTGGCCCATCTTACCGAGCGCAAGGATTTGGTCTCTCATCTGCCTGTGCTCGTGGCTGGTCTCAAGCTTGCTATAGTTGATCCTGTGCCTACCACCCGTGCCACAGCTTCCCGCGCCCTCGGTTCACTtgttgagaagctgggcGAGGATGCGCTGCCAGATCTTATTCCCGGTCTTATGCAGACGCTCAAGTCCGATACTGGTGCGGGCGACAGACTTGGTTCTGCCCAGGCGCTCAGTGAGGTCCTTGCTGGTCTTGGTACTTCGAGATTGGAGGAGACCTTGCCTACCATTCTGCAAAATGTCGAGTCTGCCAAGGCCTCAGTCCGCGAGGGCTTCATGTCGCTGTTCATCTTCTTGCCCGTGTGCTTCGGCAACAGCTTCGCCAACTATCTCGGCAAGATCATCCCGCCTATCTTGTCTGGTCTTGcggatgatgttgagagcATCAGAGAAACAGCTCTCCGTGCTGGTCGCCTTCTGGTCAAGAACTTTGCAGTTCGTGCGGTTGACTTGCTCCTTCCTGAGCTTGAGCGTGGTCTTGCTGACGATAGCTACCGCATCCGTCTCAGCTCTGTTGAGTTGGTCGGTGATTTGTTGTTCAACTTGGCTGGTATCAAAGCCaatgccgaggaggacgaggaggaggatcaggATGCTACCAAGGAGGCCGGTGCGTCTCTCCGTGAGGTTCTCGGGGATGAGAAGCGGAACAAGATTCTCTCGGCGCTGTATGTCTGCAGATGTGATACCGCGGGTGCGGTGCGGTCGGCGGCTATCAGTGTCTGGAAGGCGTTGGTGCACAGTCCCAGAACCCTCAAGGAGCTGGTACCAACCCTCACGCAGCTGATTATTCGGCGGTTGGGCAGCTCCAACATGGAGCACAAGGTCATTGCTAGCAACGCCCTTGGTGAACTTATCAGGAAGGCTGGAGATGGTGTGCTGGCTACCTTGTTGCCTACgctggaggagggcttgCAGACGTCGAGCGATGTGGACGCCAAGCAGGGCATCTGCCTTGCGCTCAAGGAGCTCAtctcttctgcctctccagAAGCGCTGGAGGACCACGAGAAGACGCTCATTTCTGTTGTCCGCACGGCTCTCACCGActcggatgatgaggttcGCGAGGCAGCGGCCGAGGCATTTGACTCGCTGCAACAGATCCTCGGCAAGCGTGCGATTGATCAGGTGCTGCCGTATCTGCTCAACCTGCTGCGGTCCGACGAGGATGCTGACAATGCTCTCGCGGCTCTGCTCACGTTGCTTACCGAGACGACACGCTCCAACATCATTCTGCCCAACCTCATCCCGACGCTCATCGCGCCGCCTATTTCGGCCTTTAACGCAAAGGCGTTGGCGAGCCTGTCCAAGGTGGCCGGTCCGGCTATGAACCGCCGTCTGCcaaacatcatcaactcGCTCATGGACAACATTATCAACTGCACCGAGGACGACCTCAGGGAGGACCTCGACAACTCGTTTGACACGGTGCTGCTGTCTATTGACGAGTATGACGGGCTCAATGTGGTGATGAACGTGCTGTTGCAGCTCACCAAGCACGAAGATCACCGCAAGAGATCGGCCACCGCTCGCCACTTGGCCAAGTTCTTCGCCGAGGCCGACGTGGACTACTCGAGATACAACCAGGACATCATCCGGGCGCTGCTGATCTCGTTTGACGATCGTGACAAGGAAGTCGTCCGGTCCGCGTGGAGCGCCCTGAGCGAGTTCACCAAGCggctcaagaaggaggagatggaggcgcTGGTCCCGTCGACAAGACAGACGCTCCTCCACGTGGGCGTTGCGGGGGCCAACCTACCTGGTTTCGAGCTGCCCAAGGGCATCAACGCCATTTTGCCCATCTTCTTGCAGGGTCTCATGAACGGCACGACAGAACAGAGGGTCAGCGCCGCGCTGGCCATCTCCGACGTGGTGGACAGGACGAGCGAGGCGGCGCTCAAGCCGTTTGTCACACAGATCACCGGCCCGCTCATCCGTGTTGTGTCTGAGCGGTCGACCGAGGTCAAGTCGGCGATTTTGCTTACGCTGAATAacttgttggagaagatgccgGCGGCGCTGAAGCCGTTCTTGCCGCAGCTGCAGAGGACGTTTGCCAAGAGTTTGGCGGACACGTCGAGCGAGCAGTTGAGGAGCAGGGCGGCGAAGGCGCTGGGGACGCTGATCAAGTTTACACCGAGGGTTGACCCGCTGATTGCGGAGTTGGTGACGGGTTCGAAGACGAGCGATACCGGGGTCAAGACGGCCATGCTCAAGGCGCTGTATGAGGTTGTTAGCCGGGCGGGAGGCAACATGGGTGAGGGGTCGAGGCAGGCGATCCTGGGGATGATTGACGGGGGGGATGAGCTGGACGAGAGGGACAGCGGGATGGTGACTACGCATGCGAAACTGTTTGGGGCGTTGGTCAGGAACGTCAGTGTGGAAGTGGCCGGGGGGTTGTTAAGGAACAGGGTACtgaagggaggggaagggggtttgatgggggtgttggcgttgAATGCGGTTCtgttggaggcggcgggAGTGGTGGGTGAGTGTGGGCTTGGGGACGAGTTGCCCGAGGTACTTTGCGCGGGAATGGTTGGGAAGGAT CCGTCGATTGCGGACAATTATATCGCCGCCACGGGTAAATACCTCCTTTCTGCCGACCTCCCCAAGTCGTTTGAGAGCACCAAGCCCATCTTCACCACACTTTCCACCATTATCCCTCCGGGCAACGCGAGTGATACGCGCCGGTTGGCGCTTGTGCTCGTCCGGACTCTGGCGCGCACCCATCCCGACATGGTCCGCCCTCACCTGAGCATCCTTGCGCCGCCCGTGTTTGCCTCGGTGAGGGACACGGTCATCCCGGTCAAGCTAGCGGCAGAGGCGGCGTTTGTGCAGCTTTTTGCCGTGGCGGACGAGGAGAGCAAGGTGTTTGACAAGTGGATTTCGGGGATGGACTTACAGGCCAATGCGAAGAGGAGCATGCAGGATTACTTCAAGAGGGTGGCGCTGAGGTTGGGGGCGCAGGttagggagagggagggaggcggaggggggcagggggggttg